ACCCTGTGTTTTCCACCAGGTGAACCTATTTCTGTTGGCTGCCTGTTGGATTGCGTTCTTGGTTTACTTGTATCAGATGGAGGAGTAGGTGGACAAGATCGCTTCTCTAGCTCAAGTTTCTTCTGTGGAAGTCTTGGGCTCACAGATCCTGAACTCCTTGCTGAACTCAGGTTGCTTTCTTTTGGCACTTGTTGGGATCTTGTCAACGATTGTGTTGATTTTGTATTCTTCTTGACAACGGTTCTCTTATCACTGGAGCTGGCTAAAGAATCTCTCTGGCTGTTTCTTGGAGATTGATCTTTAGCTGTTCGGCTATTATTGGATCCCTTTTTACTATCTGCATGTCCACCAGTTGGAATTCTATGAAGGCTGGAAAGGTCATCGATAGGAATTACCGAGGAAGCAGGAATACCAGATTTCTCAACTAGTTTGGCTGTTTTAATGATCACAATTGGGGATTTACAAGTCCTCAAAGAATCAGAACCCCTGGTTGTGGGAACACCAGCATGATTTTTCTGTTGGTTTTGTTGACCTAGCAACCTTGGCTTTTGACTGGGACTGCTACATTTTGGTTCATGATCTCTCAGCGGTACAGAATTTGAAGCTTGTTCTTCTTTTCTATTCTCCAAGAAACCCTTAGCCTGCATTGCTTCCAGAATCTGTTTAAGAGCTCTTAGATCCTTTCCAGATTGTTTGAACTCGAGATCCTTCAATCTCTTCTCAATCTCACTGTAAACTGAAGGGAACAAATTTGGTGTCTTCCCAGGAACTTTTTCAGGCTTGAAAGGTTGTTTCAAAGAACATCGACTTCCATCCAGCTGCTTCCATGGTGCTGGTTCAATTGGCAGCCTTGAAATGGGTTTCATGACCAAATCTGGATTCTTCCACCGGGGTGATATTGGATCTTTCACCGAGTTTCTCTGAGACTTCAGAATATGGATTGGTCGGTTTGAATCGTTTGTTTTCAATGATCTCGAGAAGGAATCATCATGTTCCACCAATGAGTTCTTGATCAAACCTGGCTGACTATGACTGGTGAACGCAGAATCTGGCAATCCTTCCAAGCCCATCAGCTTGGCTACCACACTAGGAGGCCGTTTCTGAGTTTTCAGTGATTGCTGCAGAGTAAAGATCTTTTCATTTGAGTTGCTGCTACTTTCTTGATATTTTGAAAGGTAATTTGATCTAGAATCAATGTTGGATCCACTCCCTGAAATTACTCTACTATCCAGTGAAAGTCTTGGAAGCTCTTTTAGTTTTGGGGTGGACTTGATGGTATCTCGAGATTCAAATGACAAATGATTGACCCCCCACCCATCACAGGAAAACCGAGGAGCATCTTTTGGAATTGTAGGCCAAGATCCATCTTTTGCTTCATATGATGATCTTGGACGCTCTTTAGTTTCATTATAATACCAAGGTGCTTCATGAAGTTTAGCAAGAACTTTAAGAGACTCCTTGAGATCAACAGGAGGagcatttttctttcctttgttaCCAACTCTATAAGATCCATCTGCAGATTTGGAGGCCTGTAATGCCCTTGGGGAATCTTTATGCTTCACTATATGGCTCATTGCTTCTTCTTTAGCTGTAGTTTTGACTGATAACCCTCTGGCCTCTCTATACATAGAATCCTTGACAACATCTCGAAGATCAAGAGAATGCCGCCCTGAATGTGCAGAGGTACTTGGCTGAGCTGTAACTGGGTTCCTTGAGGGAGTTTCAGGAAAGATAATTCTGTCAAAGGAAGATGCTTCTGGATGAGCTGTTTTATTGCAGTCCAGAGAGGGGGACATGGAAGATGAGCAAGAGGATGAGAAAGATGCTCTTGATGATTCTGTAGAAATTCTTTGCTTCTCATTCAAATTCTTGTTTAAATCACTGTCCTGCAATCAATAGTTCATATTCACTCTGATATGCAAGGACAGGCTAGAATATAGCACAGAAAAAGTTGAGGTAGAAAAAGCAACACTGTGAGGACAAAATCAAATTGACAATGACATTtgtaggcaaaaaaaaaattaaagtaagaaGACTTAAGAGCAACACATAGTACACGTTATTCAACAATCAATCAGATCACAATTCTACACTGGTTCAGGCAAATAGCTTGACTGAATCTTTTCCAATTACTTTGGAGAATTAATGAAATTTCCAGGAAATAAGAATGCTTACAACTGTTGTGTTCTGATTGTATGCATTAAAACATTCCCTTTCTGAGCTGCCACTTTTGAAGTGGGAATCACCTACATTGTCACAGAAACATCAGCGACAGATTGAATGATTAAGTTCACAaccaaaacgaaaaaaaaataggaataaTAATAGTCAATTCGTTGTTATCAACCTGGAATTGGAAAAACTACTGAAGGATACGCAAACAGCAGATGTGCAATTAATTTTCTTTGGTTACAACAAAGATGATTTATCAAGTTAGAACTGgtctatatataaaagtttgGTAAGTTTATGAGAAAGAGTTGGCTCTGCAGATGAAGTGATGATTGCTACAAGAATTTACCAGCAAAAATGAATGCATATCGAAAAAACAGTTGGAAACAACACATTGGCCATGCATTCAAGAAAACATGTACAAATACATATGTCTTTATCTATTCACATTCACCCCAAATAATAATAGgcaataatttgaaaatataggtTAGAATGGAAGATCTCTAAGAAATTTACATCCAAAAGACAAACTTTTATTATCAGAAGCATAAACTATTCAGATACACGAGTCATgttcttttctattcttttcatttctatttcttttttttattttctcgatATAGAATATCAATATTAGCTCATTTGATGAGTAGAAttaagaacatatttttttaccagGCAATAAAGTAATcagtttcgttttctttttcctcatcacATGCCATTAGAGATGATAAAGGATTCAGGATGGGTCAAGCAATAGATATTAACCAAGTAAATGAGGACTCTTGATTAATGAAATGAATGCTACAAAGTTAAGCTACACTTGATAATGAGAATTACCTGGAGGAAGCCTCTTCTGGTTGAGGCGCCTACCGGTAAGGACTTGGTGACGatcaaatatttgaaaaacCCCAGTCATGCATCCTATTTGCTTTTTCAAATCTGGATTATCATCTGCTAAAGAATGTAAAAGTTTTGCAGCCATCTCCTCTTCTTCTCAACTACCCTAGTTCAGTCCTTCCACCTTGTAAATCCGGTCTTCCTCTATCCAAACCACAAAATTACAACATTGCAAGCCTCTATCTCCCCCAGACTCTGAATCTATGGATTGGAACCAGTGCTTGAAAAAGCATATACTTATGAGATATCTGAGCAATTCTATGGTAaaccaatcaataaaatatgataTCTAGAGTCTCCctttattcaatttgttttcttcctcTGTGCAAAATCTAAAACACAAACTACGCTTTTATTAACACTAGAAACCAAAAGAGAATGGAGCActttccatatatatatgtaaatccAAATAATGAATTTCCAAAAACAGAAGTTTAGCAACATATCAGATAAAATCCTTCAGCTTATCTGCCATGTACTAGGCACCTTAAAATCTCTTACAAAATCAGTGATTTCCAGCTGGTAACAGCTCAAGAACGAAAAGGCTTGCCATTTATGTGCACCCACAAGATAAAAAGGTGGCCTTTACAACCAGAATCACAACCCCACGAATTTTGCTCTTACAACATGATTGCCCATTTTGGATTTTCCATGAAATCCTACAAAGTCTGAAGCTTTTGCGGCAATAAAGGAAaagtagaaagaaaaagaaaaatcccagaaaatcaaaatcaaatcaaatcaaatattacaTGGAATTGAAAGATACCTTATTCAGAGTGATGACCAACCAGAACGGCTTGTAAATTGAATAGAACCAGAAGAAAAGGGTAAGGTAAGGGACTCAATATGTAGTACTATTACATCCGACAACACAAGAATGTGCCAATTAGAGTTATGATCAACAAAATCACTTCTAATTCCAGTTGCCTGGCTATAAGAAACTAATTCCAatgcaaaaggaaaaggaattaATCTCTCCAGATCCAAGAAGAAAAATAGACatgtagaaaagaaaagtaactGCTCTTCAGTTCAGAGAACATATGGAAAGACAGCCAGGAGTGATGAGAAGGTTTGTCATATATCATAAATATGATGATTTAACTAATCTGGCCTGGCCTGGGAAAATAATACAGATggcattttctgttttttatttatttattttttgagaaagaGATAGAATGTGGGGCAGTTGTCTACTAGCTCCATCTCACACATCCATGTGTGAAGAGTATGTGAGTGGGTCTCAAGCTGTCTTCGTGGACATGTGATTTTGTCAGAAATGAGGGCATGTCTGTGACTGTCAGTGCAGCAAAAATTGCTTttcaatatagtttttattttaatagtattaaaattatatttttattttatttttaaaatttatttttaatatcaccctattaaaataatttataaaataaaaaaacaagatagaaAGAAGCATTCCAACCTTCCTTCAAAGCCCAAGTGACCTTTGGCCAACGGCACGTTCGCATAGTGGCAAGGGAGTTGTTTATAAAAGATTTACCTTGTATTAAATTTAATGGACACTTGCCCAAGTGGGGCGTCATCAAGAgtatttaaagataaaagaagTGAAAATAAGTATAtacttaactaattaaattttaaatttattttttaaaatattattaattcgagttttataaattttaaaattattaaagatttatatagttattaatttcaaaatttataagattagtcAAAGTACATGTAATCCGAacacttatattaaaaataaaaaaaaatatatgaaatattaaattttgtcGGTCTCTACTTCATTGTTGTATAATAACTTGTCCATTTCTCAAATAATACATACATGAGAAATTCTTATTCTCTGTCTGCCAGTACACAGagttttagtattattattattattattattattatttaaccaGCTGTTGAACAAAATGTCAAGCAGAAATTTGTCGAGTGAAAAACAAATTGGAGGGGCTATAAAAACCTCGAGATGGAATTAAAATGAGTGTGACTAGTTATGAGTTTTACATGGACGTAGCAACAACTTTATACTGCTCATTTCACCTTTAAGATAACAAGAAAATTGACAAGGACAAGGGTGTCTCGTAAAAGTTAAGCAAtcattttaagaaagaaaaaaaaaacttggaaagaCTTGTaattgttataaaatatataattataaatgttaaatgCCCTTTAGAATATATTGGATTTCATGATTATTGGGTTTAATTTCTTGGTTCTCCGTGatatttaggttttttagtattttttaatgttttttatttttcacttattaAGAGACTACTTTTCTTGTATTATCAATTCTTAgtatttaaaagatatataataaaaggtatgaaattttcttttaagtttttattatgaatatatATGGCCTTgcttgtgttttaattttttaacatgttatcagcacaatcaatttaatgtataTCGAAATCTTTGCATGCATTAACTTCCATATTATGTGGCttgtattaatttcaatattttttttattttcattattgtttatattttatgaaatatatttggttCTGTaacttattttgacaatttttctttccatttattcatcaaaatttaaagttcctgaataatcaaataaattaaatatagttcttgaaaaaactagtatttcaaaaaagaaatactaaataaatagtAGTCTTAAAAGACTAATTTTCCCCTCCCCttttatattcatgattttatttaataagttatttttttattttatatagataatgTCAAATCTAGTGAAAGTTGAATTTACCGCTAATTATTTGTCATGGATTCTTGATGCTGAGATTCATCTAGAGGCTATGAATCTGAGAGAgaccatcaaagaaaaaaataacatgtcctTACAAGATCGCGCAAAAGCAAAAGTAATGATTTGCATTCGCCACCATCTCCAAGAAGGATTAAAAGTTGAATATCTTACAATAAATGATCATTTTGTTCTATGGAAAACtctaaatgaaatatataacCACCAAAAATTTATCATACTTCCTCAATCTTGTCATGATTGGTTGCACCTCAAGTTGCAAGATTTTAAAACAGTTAATGGATAATTTTGCTCTTTTTAAAATTACCTCACAGTTGAAATTATATGGTAAATATATCagagaaaatcaaatattagagcAAACATTCTCTACTTTTCAATCCTCAAATATTGTCTTGCGGCAACAATAtagaaaacataatttcaaaagGTGCTCGGAACTAATTTCATGTCTTCTTATGACTGAACAAAATAATAagcttttcatgaaaaattatcaatcatATCCCATAAGTTCTAAATCATTCCCTAAAATGAATGGATCTTTTGTCCAAAAGACAAGAAAGAACGAGgggtatatatatgaaaaaaaataaatggaaaagaagaagaagagataatcCTTTAAAAGGTAACCTATCATACCACTAGAAGTGGATACACAAtgaacccaaaataaaataaaatataaaatgcaagAAAACCTATAGATAAGTGTCCTAGGTGTGGTATGTATGGTTATTGGTCTCTACTTGTCGCATGCCAAAACAACTTCTAGATTTATATCAAATCTTTTTGAAATACAATACATTTTGAGactaattttattcataaatatgattttaaatctCATGATACTTATCTTGATTAAATGTATCCTTTAAAGAACCTGAAGATTATTTTACCAAGTGAAAATTCATATATTACATGTtctcaatataaattaattatcaaaccATCTTCATTAAAGGTTGTTATATAATCATCATCTttttctcaaaagaatttaaggAGATATATATGAACCTATTCATCCACCATGTGGACCTGAAAACATATTATGGTATTGATTGATGCATCATGTAAATGGTCACATGTTTGTTTACTTTCTAATCAAAATGTTGTTTTTGCTAGATTAATAACATGAATTATCAAATTATGAACATAATTTCCTAATTATCCaatcaagaaaatttgattGGATAATACGGGTGAGTTTACTTCtcaaatatttgataatttttgcaCTTTTATTAGAATTGATGTTGAATATCATATTGCTCATATGCATGCTCAAAATAATCTAGTAGATTATAAAATGACTTCAATTAATTGCTAGACCATtacttactaaataaaaaaatgcttatATTTGTTTGAGGACGTGCTATATTATATGTTGCATCATTAGTTAGAAATAAACCAGATGTTTACCATAAATACCTTcctttgcaaattgtttttggtATATCACCAAATTTATCTCATCTATGAACTTTTAATTGTATGGTATATGTACCTGTAACACCCCCCCACCCCCCTATAAAGGACTAAAATAGATCTATAATTTAGAATAAGAATTTATATTGGTTTTGATTCTTCATCcattattagattttttgaaCCTTTGACTGGTGATGTTTATACAATGTGTTTTGAAGACTATCATTTTTATGAGAATATTTTCCCGTCATTAGGGAAAGAAAATTTAGTGCTTGAAGCATGAAAGTAAATTACTTAGAATAACTCAAAGTTATCTCATTTTGATTCAAGAACAAATTAATATGTACTTAAAGTTCAAAAGATTATTCATTTACAAAATATTACAAATCAATTACCAGATCTATTTACCAATAGTGAAAAGGTGGTTAAATACCACATTTCAATTGCATATGCTCCATTTAGAATTGAAATccttgaaggggaaaaaaaaaaacaacatatctgttgtaacccatttttgggttcccacaaaaaataaataaaataaatagccaaaagaggctagaaaaataatggaaggcagaagcactcagaaaatggttagaaaattggtcaaggagtataaagatacaaagattggatttttgacagtattttcttgaaggatgagagccctattgagaaggaaaatttaaattttgaggagaagcccaaatttggatgtttatgggtttaattgatttttttattggatttataggggatttgattgcaagaaagttgattttttaagtcaatttgggctttaaattgaagaaattaaagttctgaggccaaattatatattttttaggaatttattgggtcaaatcaggggcttaattgcataaatattgaagtttaatggccaattagggacttaattgtaaaaatccgaaaccagggaccaatttggagaaggcgcaaagatagagggggctgtttgaatttgatccaggggcttaattgaagaaattagaagtttattgatcaattgagggctaaattgcataaatcagaggccaaggatcaaagtggaaaacgcggccaactatggggacggaccgaaattggaagggacgaaattgaattgaacacagatgattaaggactgattcaagaaatgttctggcgcctttattttaaaatggaacggcgcgttttatccaaaacgacgccgtttcatgcaaaaaaaaaaaaaaaaaaaaggagaccgaacggtgccgttttgaacggtactgttcactttcttcttcccccgaacattacagcggggaagaaggaaaagtttgcattatttatttttctgcaggtccctcttgtcaccgaccgaggccccacgccggtgggccaccgacaaaagacactggccgaccacccgccgcgctgccgaagccgagggaggcccgcctggacagccgctcctcgacccgctccttggctccacggtgaagccatgcccgctggttctataaatggagaaccgaaagagagaagaagaggaggaagacagaaaagaaaaaaaaagaacccaaaaaaaaaaacaaagaaaaccgaagagagagaggaggagagaacccgaagagagagagagaagaaaccggagaaggaacggacagagaagagagggaggaggaaacaaaacaaaaaaaagcaatgagacagtgaggggacgaccgagaggggagaccattgtacacagagaaggatgaacagctgacagaaggaaacacccgggatcaagaggagaagaaccagacataagcaaaaaggaggaagacagaggtacgtgcgtctacataaagaagaagaaatactgcagaaaacagttgcgcttcccaaccactgccaccgtcagaaccatcgtgagcccccattggcttcctgtccaccgccaccagcatcactgggagtgtttgccatcgtcttcaacatcatttctgccaccaggtttgcacccccttcgtcgctgtgcatgcaccatttccttgcatttcactgttgaagtgaaatataattcacttgaacagtgaaatgttaattcactgttcacatcacatataattcacgtgaacagtgaaatgctatttcactgttcacatcatatttatttcactgttcacatgaggcatgctgggttcagcccagccatgtgggccccgatgggtcagccctaaaaaaaaaaataaaaaaaataaaaaatcttcaaaaaaaattatttcaaagaatttgtgatttttctgtaattttattattgtattttgggtcaataccggtttgtatttttatattgtcaagatacaaattcggtattaaaatacccggttttcgtcaaaaaaaatgtttactaaaaaaaaatgttttgttttcatgcatacggccaatacactaacatgttttgaatgttctttttatatataaaaaaaaatattggaagttttgaaaatgtgttttcacatggatttcttaaacacaaatcattttcttgcatttgtggattttacaacctgtttgtaaaactccaaagggtattggccaatattccaaaaactataaaaatcttattttgggaggagaagttgtggttattgttcaccgctaatgtttggatgaagaaatccttaaaaggacgaacatccaaaatattatcgggagtaataaatcaacgcacatgtttgaaagaagctttggctgcgatcgagaatatttcaaaattaaaattttttttctccacggtttacgagccgtgaaaagtaattttttttttaggaattgtgaaattttcttcattctttttattctcttttccttgcgatttacgagttgacgggattagaaaacaccaacaccatagactatagagcaaaccaaacaccaagcagcttaccttaggtagggcgtattaggggtgctagtaccttccctttacgcaaccagtcccttgccttagaatctctgaaagaccagttagggttcctagtgaccaaatactaggtggcgactccaaagaaccaaatccttagaacacaacgaagatcgccagccgatgtcgtgcctttataatatttttgtgggggtgtgacagaatggcgactccactggggacccttggactaagcttgattttttgtttgtttaggctatgtgttattggtttttgttttcttacgatgctttgtttaaaagttttagcatacatctttacattctatcgtaCATGACatggtcatgcatcactttattattgttattatattatgagggcacacacctgtaactttaaggttaagtgggggactagcagcttgccttatgacttgagtcaaggtttaagtttgtgtaaaccccaactctttgctgagtgtttagactgattgtgattggtacacgtgccatcccactatctactggacctccatatcgcctttacgagggtgatcactggaacagcaagagaccctttttagagacccagcagtaaacctacccaatgtctcacataaaggaactagagcctatccttaggatgtatgctccataatatctttttgcatccataaagggagagatgttctagaattgggagacccaagaagcttcatttggtgatttaatcaacaatgcttgtttgatcatgatattgtgttttcaactttttaaatcgaggttccaaatgccttttcaaaagttcatcttggtgtttttacacatcatttttcttttcaaaacgaatcttccataactacacctgcactttacactgagaatgaatggccggactttaaagaatccatattagttgtagaagaggaagaatggtaggaaaataacattaggggattcacaaaaacgaacaacatgaacaaacttggaaacccgctacaaggtcatgccgtttgggttaaagAAAGTTGGGGGCACCTACCAAAGTGCCAGGGTAACTTtatttcacaacatgatgcaaaagagattaaagtatacgtggatgacatgacctagagagggagagaatcatgaccaaatattgaaggaattagttgaaagactaagaaagtacaagttgaggcttaaccatgcaaggtgttcattcggggtgaaatctaggaagttgttggaatttatgatgagtgacaaagggatagaagtggaccctgattaagtaaaggctattcaacctatgccaactcccaagacta
The sequence above is drawn from the Populus alba chromosome 15, ASM523922v2, whole genome shotgun sequence genome and encodes:
- the LOC118033405 gene encoding protein LONGIFOLIA 1 isoform X1, yielding MAAKLLHSLADDNPDLKKQIGCMTGVFQIFDRHQVLTGRRLNQKRLPPGDSHFKSGSSERECFNAYNQNTTVDSDLNKNLNEKQRISTESSRASFSSSCSSSMSPSLDCNKTAHPEASSFDRIIFPETPSRNPVTAQPSTSAHSGRHSLDLRDVVKDSMYREARGLSVKTTAKEEAMSHIVKHKDSPRALQASKSADGSYRVGNKGKKNAPPVDLKESLKVLAKLHEAPWYYNETKERPRSSYEAKDGSWPTIPKDAPRFSCDGWGVNHLSFESRDTIKSTPKLKELPRLSLDSRVISGSGSNIDSRSNYLSKYQESSSNSNEKIFTLQQSLKTQKRPPSVVAKLMGLEGLPDSAFTSHSQPGLIKNSLVEHDDSFSRSLKTNDSNRPIHILKSQRNSVKDPISPRWKNPDLVMKPISRLPIEPAPWKQLDGSRCSLKQPFKPEKVPGKTPNLFPSVYSEIEKRLKDLEFKQSGKDLRALKQILEAMQAKGFLENRKEEQASNSVPLRDHEPKCSSPSQKPRLLGQQNQQKNHAGVPTTRGSDSLRTCKSPIVIIKTAKLVEKSGIPASSVIPIDDLSSLHRIPTGGHADSKKGSNNSRTAKDQSPRNSQRDSLASSSDKRTVVKKNTKSTQSLTRSQQVPKESNLSSARSSGSVSPRLPQKKLELEKRSCPPTPPSDTSKPRTQSNRQPTEIGSPGGKHRVKYPKVPPSDDQLSQISNESRTSSHQGDDTSLQSDGTTFDLKTDIEVTSTGQSTDNYSGHSPTLNAARSLVSGSLQKKSTLMFEEDGTSFSLSQKSTLMFEEEGTLAELALVAPEHPSPVSVLDASVYRDDALSPVKQMPHMIKGDVPKDFHYQQSEGQWNPADNLLSNSVASGLSSDINRKKLQKIENLVQKLRQLNSTHDESSTDYIASLCENTNPDHRYISEILLASGLLLRDLSSGLSTFQLHPSGHPINPELFFVLEQTKASNLVSKEECSPGKSFHSKPNPEKFHRKLIFDAVNEILVKKLALVGPSPEPWLKSDKLAKKTLSAQKLLKELCSEMEQLLVKNSECSLEEEDGLKSILWYDVMHRSESWIDFQSETSGVVLDVERLVFKDLVDEIVIGEAAGIRTKPGRSRRQLFGK
- the LOC118033405 gene encoding protein LONGIFOLIA 1 isoform X2, yielding MAAKLLHSLADDNPDLKKQIGCMTGVFQIFDRHQVLTGRRLNQKRLPPGDSHFKSGSSERECFNAYNQNTTVDSDLNKNLNEKQRISTESSRASFSSSCSSSMSPSLDCNKTAHPEASSFDRIIFPETPSRNPVTAQPSTSAHSGRHSLDLRDVVKDSMYREARGLSVKTTAKEEAMSHIVKHKDSPRALQASKSADGSYRVGNKGKKNAPPVDLKESLKVLAKLHEAPWYYNETKERPRSSYEAKDGSWPTIPKDAPRFSCDGWGVNHLSFESRDTIKSTPKLKELPRLSLDSRVISGSGSNIDSRSNYLSKYQESSSNSNEKIFTLQQSLKTQKRPPSVVAKLMGLEGLPDSAFTSHSQPGLIKNSLVEHDDSFSRSLKTNDSNRPIHILKSQRNSVKDPISPRWKNPDLVMKPISRLPIEPAPWKQLDGSRCSLKQPFKPEKVPGKTPNLFPSVYSEIEKRLKDLEFKQSGKDLRALKQILEAMQAKGFLENRKEEQASNSVPLRDHEPKCSSPSQKPRLLGQQNQQKNHAGVPTTRGSDSLRTCKSPIVIIKTAKLVEKSGIPASSVIPIDDLSSLHRIPTGGHADSKKGSNNSRTAKDQSPRNSQRDSLASSSDKRTVVKKNTKSTQSLTRSQQVPKESNLSSARSSGSVSPRLPQKKLELEKRSCPPTPPSDTSKPRTQSNRQPTEIGSPGGKHRVKYPKVPPSDDQLSQISNESRTSSHQGDDTSLQSDGTTFDLKTDIEVTSTGQSTDNYSGHSPTLNAARSLVSGSLQKKSTLMFEEEGTLAELALVAPEHPSPVSVLDASVYRDDALSPVKQMPHMIKGDVPKDFHYQQSEGQWNPADNLLSNSVASGLSSDINRKKLQKIENLVQKLRQLNSTHDESSTDYIASLCENTNPDHRYISEILLASGLLLRDLSSGLSTFQLHPSGHPINPELFFVLEQTKASNLVSKEECSPGKSFHSKPNPEKFHRKLIFDAVNEILVKKLALVGPSPEPWLKSDKLAKKTLSAQKLLKELCSEMEQLLVKNSECSLEEEDGLKSILWYDVMHRSESWIDFQSETSGVVLDVERLVFKDLVDEIVIGEAAGIRTKPGRSRRQLFGK